Genomic segment of Benincasa hispida cultivar B227 chromosome 1, ASM972705v1, whole genome shotgun sequence:
ATGTGCTACCACTATCCAAAAATTATCCCTTTTTGGATAGCAATAGAAAAAATTATCCATTAAAAGTACTACTATAGGATAAACCCATCACCGCCTTGGAAATAGTACTATTCAATTTCCACATCGTTACTTTTCAATATCTAATCTATTCAGAGTCAAGTTTCGAATGAAAAAACTACACGAAATTTCTAAGAATAACATAGATCGAGGCCAAAACTGTATATCGAACCCAGATGTTATACTTCCCACCAAGATCCCCCCAGCCAATCAGTGAAGAAACTCCACAGAAAACCAATTTACAGAAACCCTCACAAAACACCCGATCAGTTGGTAATATCAACATTCAAAATAGTCATCAGAAATTTTGCCTAACTATAACTGAAAACTCCATTTCTATGATCTAAGAGAAAACATCAGAAAACGATCAATTAGCTGAAAAAACAAGGCACTTACCTTATGCCGAGACAACAAATTGTACTCCGGCTGCTCCACAATCGGCCCAACCAAATCCAATCTCTCGGCAATTCCCCAAGCCTCAGTGATCTGCTGAGCTGACCACTCACTGGTTCCCCAATAAAACGCCCACCCCTTATCAATCACATAATTCATCGCCCTCACCGTCTCCTCGATCGGCGTCGAAGAATCCGGTCGATGACAGTAAATAACATCAACATACTCCATATCCAATCGCTTCAGTGAAGCCTTGGTACCTTCAACGATATGCTTTCGGGAAAGCCCTTTATCGTTTGGACCAGGACCGCCCCAAAAGATCTTGGTGGAGACGACTATATCGGAGCGCTTCCATCCGAGCTCCCGAATGGCCTGACCCATGATCTCCTCGGCCCGGCCATTGGCGTAGACTTCAGCGTTGTCGAAGAAATTGACGCCATGGTCACGGCAGCATTGGAGAAGAGATTTGGCCTCTCGAACATCGAGCTGATTGCCGAAGCTTACCCAAGCGCCGTATGATAACTGGCTGACCTTCAAGCCGGACCTGCCTAAGTTCTTGTACTGCAT
This window contains:
- the LOC120070249 gene encoding probable voltage-gated potassium channel subunit beta — encoded protein: MQYKNLGRSGLKVSQLSYGAWVSFGNQLDVREAKSLLQCCRDHGVNFFDNAEVYANGRAEEIMGQAIRELGWKRSDIVVSTKIFWGGPGPNDKGLSRKHIVEGTKASLKRLDMEYVDVIYCHRPDSSTPIEETVRAMNYVIDKGWAFYWGTSEWSAQQITEAWGIAERLDLVGPIVEQPEYNLLSRHKVEAEFLPLYTNYGLGLTTWSPLASGVLTGKYNKGSIPPDSRFALENYKNLANRSLVDDVLRKVNGLKPIADELGVPLSQLAIAWCAANPNVSSVITGATKESQIQENMKAVDVIPLLTPAVMEKIEAVVQSKPKRPESFR